One region of Vibrio sp. FE10 genomic DNA includes:
- the phnN gene encoding ribose 1,5-bisphosphokinase: MSKGYSFDVNGVVNAAPKADKPGQLYYVIGPSGSGKDSIISALREQFVKDLVVAHRYITRAADAGGENHVELSDDEFFIRYSRNMFAMSWQAHGMSYGIGQEVHQWMDAGLSVVVNGSRAYLDAARDLFGERLVPVVVSVKPEVLEARLRARGRESEAEIALRLQRAADYCVDSESTLNNTLCIDNSGTLEQSIAQFARLKEPAEILAEPAGGVA; this comes from the coding sequence ATGTCTAAAGGTTACTCATTTGATGTGAATGGGGTGGTCAACGCCGCCCCAAAAGCTGACAAACCGGGTCAGCTTTATTATGTAATCGGTCCTTCTGGCTCAGGGAAAGATTCGATTATCTCGGCGCTGCGTGAGCAGTTCGTTAAAGACTTGGTGGTTGCCCATCGCTACATTACACGTGCGGCTGATGCTGGTGGCGAAAACCATGTCGAGCTCAGTGACGATGAATTCTTTATTCGCTACTCGCGCAATATGTTTGCGATGAGTTGGCAGGCACATGGCATGAGCTACGGTATTGGCCAAGAAGTTCATCAATGGATGGATGCGGGCTTGAGTGTTGTGGTTAATGGCTCGCGTGCGTATTTGGATGCAGCAAGAGACTTGTTTGGTGAACGATTAGTCCCCGTTGTGGTTAGCGTTAAGCCAGAGGTGTTAGAAGCACGCTTAAGAGCGCGCGGACGTGAAAGTGAAGCTGAGATTGCCCTTAGATTGCAACGTGCGGCGGACTATTGTGTGGACTCAGAGTCCACTCTAAATAACACGCTGTGTATTGATAACAGTGGCACGCTTGAACAGAGCATTGCGCAGTTTGCTCGTTTAAAAGAACCAGCTGAAATACTCGCAGAACCAGCAGGCGGTGTTGCATGA
- the phnM gene encoding alpha-D-ribose 1-methylphosphonate 5-triphosphate diphosphatase codes for MIITNVNLVLENEVVRGSVELRDGVIANMSDSTSQIPGAFDGENGFLMPGLIELHTDNLEKYFTPRPKVNWPPLSAMSAHDTQLIGSGITTVLDAVALGDYRDGNRQENLDQFINTVAESQKRGLTRAEHRIHLRCEVPHSTTVGLFERYVNMPEVQLVSVMDHAPGQRQFVNLDKYRTYYQGKYNMTDVEMAVYEKDQVAQSERWSKQNRDEITRQCRDLNIPTASHDDATSAHVTESKELGMVIAEFPTTVEAAQRSHELGLKVMMGAPNVIRGGSHSGNVAAHELASLGVLDILSSDYYPVSLLDAVFTLVNDERNNLDVAQAVQLATLNPAQALGLHDRGVIAEGKRADLVLAHRLDDHQLVSRVWCEGKKVF; via the coding sequence ATGATTATTACCAACGTAAATCTGGTGCTTGAAAATGAAGTGGTGCGCGGTTCGGTTGAACTGCGAGATGGCGTGATTGCCAATATGTCTGACTCGACTAGCCAAATTCCGGGTGCCTTTGATGGTGAAAATGGCTTCTTGATGCCGGGCTTGATTGAGCTGCATACCGATAACCTAGAGAAGTATTTCACGCCAAGACCCAAGGTAAACTGGCCACCGCTTTCTGCAATGAGCGCACACGATACACAGCTGATTGGCTCTGGCATTACTACAGTGCTTGATGCGGTTGCTTTGGGTGATTACCGAGATGGCAATCGCCAAGAGAATCTCGACCAGTTTATTAATACTGTAGCCGAGAGCCAGAAGCGTGGTCTAACTCGAGCCGAACACCGCATCCACTTGCGCTGTGAAGTACCGCACTCAACTACCGTTGGTTTGTTTGAGCGTTACGTGAACATGCCAGAAGTGCAGTTAGTCTCTGTAATGGATCATGCACCGGGTCAGCGTCAGTTTGTGAACTTAGATAAGTACCGTACCTACTATCAAGGCAAGTACAACATGACGGATGTCGAAATGGCTGTCTACGAAAAAGACCAAGTTGCTCAGTCAGAACGTTGGTCGAAACAGAATCGCGATGAGATCACCCGTCAGTGCCGTGACTTGAATATTCCAACCGCAAGTCATGATGACGCAACCAGTGCTCATGTAACGGAATCCAAAGAGTTGGGCATGGTGATTGCTGAGTTCCCTACCACGGTCGAGGCAGCGCAGCGCTCTCACGAATTAGGCTTAAAGGTGATGATGGGGGCGCCGAACGTGATTCGCGGTGGTTCACACTCGGGGAACGTTGCAGCGCATGAGTTGGCGTCTTTGGGCGTGTTGGATATCTTGTCTTCGGATTACTACCCAGTGAGCTTGTTAGACGCGGTATTTACGCTAGTGAATGATGAGCGCAACAACCTCGATGTGGCGCAAGCGGTGCAATTGGCGACGCTTAACCCAGCGCAAGCACTTGGTTTACACGACCGTGGTGTGATTGCAGAAGGTAAGCGTGCCGATCTGGTATTAGCGCATCGTTTGGATGACCATCAGCTAGTATCTCGTGTGTGGTGCGAAGGCAAAAAGGTATTCTAA
- the phnL gene encoding phosphonate C-P lyase system protein PhnL, with protein MNTKLTVNNVSKTFVLHNQNGVELPVLTGANFSVDSGECVVLHGHSGSGKSTLLRALYANYLVDSGSINIVHQGSMLDLAKATPREIINVRKHTIGWVSQFLRVIPRISALEVVMQPMLEMGGCAQEAEQRAKLLLTRLNVPEHLWHLAPATFSGGEQQRVNIARGFIVDYPILLLDEPTASLDATNSAVVVSLIEEAKAGGAAIIGIFHDEATRDLVADRLYDVKLQKDISPKQLTTACA; from the coding sequence ATGAATACCAAACTAACCGTAAACAACGTCAGCAAAACTTTTGTGCTGCACAACCAAAATGGCGTTGAACTGCCAGTGTTAACAGGCGCGAACTTCTCGGTAGACAGTGGCGAATGTGTGGTTCTGCACGGCCATTCGGGCTCAGGTAAATCAACGTTACTGCGTGCGCTATATGCCAACTACTTGGTGGATTCTGGCTCAATTAATATTGTGCATCAAGGGAGCATGCTCGACCTTGCGAAGGCTACGCCACGAGAAATCATCAACGTGCGTAAACACACCATAGGTTGGGTCAGCCAGTTTTTGCGTGTGATTCCACGTATTAGTGCGCTGGAAGTGGTGATGCAACCTATGTTGGAAATGGGTGGCTGCGCGCAAGAAGCAGAACAGAGAGCAAAGTTACTGCTGACTCGATTAAACGTGCCAGAGCATTTATGGCACTTAGCACCAGCAACTTTTTCTGGTGGTGAACAGCAACGTGTGAACATCGCGCGTGGTTTCATTGTTGATTACCCAATCCTACTGCTTGATGAACCTACCGCTTCGCTCGATGCGACCAACAGTGCTGTGGTCGTGAGCTTGATTGAAGAAGCCAAAGCGGGCGGTGCTGCAATTATCGGTATCTTCCATGATGAAGCAACGCGAGATTTGGTCGCTGATCGTCTGTATGACGTGAAGCTTCAAAAAGACATTTCACCAAAACAACTCACTACAGCGTGTGCGTAA